A window from Actinomycetospora corticicola encodes these proteins:
- a CDS encoding lipopolysaccharide biosynthesis protein — MKGGLGLFLGRVGGVAGALVLGQVVLGLTFVVGARSMPPTTLGLIATCAAIGQVAATVVDFGLINYLVRETASGRVTTAHARALTAAKRPWALAVLLVVGGGSSLLLAPDPVAGLLLTFVGAGVWEAQNANGLLRAQERFAQASTGQILGRVGGLVVVAVLAFVGAGTIALAAAIPASFVLEAILDRVFLGRGDGRRRGATAEIVAAHRESVGFGLATLAVSAQQLDTPLATAGGGAYEGGLYAAGGRLIGPLNFLANSIGLVAGPWLARAGTDPAALRVEERRVLRVSVALCVAPLLLAVVGPPLIPLLLGEQYASSGTVFAVLAVGAVIVTLNQPFAVILQNRGRPQVVAVGIAIGLGVGLVATFVFALFGGAVWAAVGYVVSQLVIFGILGLAARRARRDGVMAVSPPGASVEGSEAS, encoded by the coding sequence ATGAAGGGCGGGCTGGGGCTCTTCCTGGGGCGCGTCGGGGGAGTGGCGGGCGCGCTCGTCCTCGGTCAGGTCGTACTCGGCCTGACCTTCGTGGTGGGTGCTCGCTCGATGCCCCCGACCACCCTCGGCCTGATCGCGACGTGCGCCGCCATCGGTCAGGTGGCGGCCACCGTCGTCGACTTCGGGCTGATCAACTACCTGGTGCGGGAGACGGCGTCCGGACGGGTCACCACCGCCCACGCCCGGGCGCTGACGGCCGCCAAGCGCCCCTGGGCGCTCGCGGTGCTGCTCGTCGTCGGGGGCGGGTCGAGCCTGCTGCTGGCGCCGGACCCCGTCGCCGGCCTGCTGTTGACGTTCGTCGGCGCGGGGGTGTGGGAGGCGCAGAACGCGAACGGTCTGCTGCGCGCGCAGGAGCGGTTCGCCCAGGCCTCGACGGGACAGATCCTCGGGCGGGTCGGCGGACTCGTCGTGGTCGCCGTCCTGGCGTTCGTCGGCGCCGGGACCATCGCGCTCGCGGCCGCCATTCCGGCGTCGTTCGTCCTCGAGGCGATCCTCGACCGGGTCTTCCTGGGCCGGGGTGACGGACGTCGGCGGGGTGCGACCGCCGAGATCGTCGCCGCACACCGCGAGTCCGTCGGGTTCGGGCTCGCCACCCTCGCGGTCTCCGCCCAACAACTCGACACCCCGCTCGCGACGGCGGGTGGCGGCGCCTACGAGGGCGGTCTCTACGCCGCCGGCGGTCGGCTCATCGGGCCGTTGAACTTCCTCGCGAACTCCATCGGCCTGGTCGCCGGACCCTGGCTGGCGCGGGCAGGCACCGACCCCGCGGCCCTGCGGGTCGAGGAGCGGCGGGTGCTCCGGGTCAGCGTGGCGCTGTGCGTCGCGCCGCTGCTGCTCGCGGTCGTCGGCCCGCCGTTGATCCCGCTGCTGCTCGGTGAGCAGTACGCGAGCTCCGGCACCGTCTTCGCCGTCCTCGCCGTGGGCGCCGTGATCGTGACGCTCAACCAGCCGTTCGCGGTGATCCTGCAGAACCGGGGGCGGCCGCAGGTGGTCGCGGTGGGGATCGCGATCGGCCTGGGGGTCGGCCTGGTCGCGACGTTCGTGTTCGCCCTGTTCGGCGGTGCCGTGTGGGCCGCCGTCGGCTACGTCGTCAGCCAGCTCGTGATCTTCGGGATCCTCGGGCTGGCGGCCCGCCGGGCTCGTCGCGACGGCGTGATGGCCGTGTCGCCCCCGGGCGCGTCGGTGGAGGGGTCCGAGGCGTCCTGA
- a CDS encoding glycosyl hydrolase family 28-related protein has protein sequence MTPFPALSRRRVLTTTMAAGAAVVGTAACASLVGSRPTGPPAADPDLPRPTGAPLRRGTVHDVRAAGATGDGVTDDAAAFARALAAAGPGDTVFVPAGTYHLVLPQPLTVSTGVLFAGEPGRSVLRMTPRATAAIVVGGADCGLDGLELARAGDVETVLLRVGQVDRLTLSRLVFSGAADVWESFCHGIQLGVAGDTSTALVLRDSLLHRLTYGLYQANDSPAVTTGVEVAGCTFARNANTDLEFNSPSGSFRRVRVHDNTFRDNDSPGFAVGIAYCADVTVTRCSMTNYRMEAVHVEDWSSDVAVTDNRMTACGLSEFAFVQVIQGCTRVVVRGNTFDATANTSDIAVVNALAGGRGDTAGGRPVVPPTAVTVTGNEFRLSTDVVAVAFRGVDGGSITGNRVAGLSLDDALVLDGATRIAVGSNAAD, from the coding sequence GTGACCCCCTTCCCCGCGCTGTCCCGACGACGGGTGCTGACGACGACGATGGCCGCGGGCGCGGCCGTCGTCGGGACCGCGGCCTGTGCCTCGCTCGTCGGCTCCCGGCCGACGGGGCCCCCCGCCGCCGATCCCGACCTGCCGCGCCCGACCGGCGCCCCCCTGCGCCGCGGCACCGTGCATGACGTGCGCGCGGCGGGCGCGACCGGGGACGGCGTCACCGACGACGCGGCCGCGTTCGCCCGGGCGCTGGCGGCGGCCGGGCCGGGCGACACCGTGTTCGTCCCGGCCGGGACCTACCACCTGGTGCTGCCGCAGCCGCTGACCGTGTCGACGGGCGTGCTGTTCGCCGGCGAGCCCGGCCGGTCGGTGCTGCGGATGACGCCGCGGGCGACCGCGGCCATCGTCGTGGGCGGCGCCGACTGCGGGCTCGACGGGCTCGAGCTGGCCCGGGCGGGCGACGTGGAGACCGTGCTGCTGCGGGTGGGGCAGGTCGACCGGCTCACGCTGTCGCGGCTGGTGTTCTCCGGCGCGGCGGACGTGTGGGAGTCGTTCTGCCACGGCATCCAGCTCGGCGTCGCCGGGGACACCTCGACGGCGCTGGTGCTGCGCGACTCGCTGCTGCACCGGCTCACCTACGGGCTCTACCAGGCCAACGACTCGCCCGCCGTCACGACGGGGGTCGAGGTCGCGGGCTGCACGTTCGCGCGGAACGCCAACACCGACCTGGAGTTCAACAGCCCGAGCGGCTCGTTCCGCCGCGTGCGGGTGCACGACAACACCTTCCGGGACAACGACTCCCCCGGTTTCGCGGTGGGGATCGCCTACTGCGCCGACGTCACGGTCACCCGGTGCTCGATGACGAACTACCGGATGGAGGCCGTGCACGTCGAGGACTGGTCCTCCGACGTCGCGGTCACCGACAACCGGATGACCGCCTGCGGGCTCTCCGAGTTCGCGTTCGTCCAGGTCATCCAGGGCTGCACCCGCGTGGTGGTGCGCGGCAACACCTTCGACGCCACCGCGAACACCTCCGACATCGCCGTGGTGAACGCCCTCGCGGGCGGCCGGGGGGACACCGCCGGCGGCCGACCGGTGGTGCCGCCGACCGCGGTGACGGTCACCGGCAACGAGTTCCGGCTCTCCACGGACGTCGTCGCCGTCGCCTTCCGCGGCGTCGACGGCGGCTCGATCACCGGCAATCGGGTCGCCGGGCTGTCCCTGGACGACGCCCTGGTCCTCGACGGCGCCACCCGGATCGCGGTCGGGTCGAACGCCGCCGACTGA
- a CDS encoding Wzz/FepE/Etk N-terminal domain-containing protein, producing the protein MNVREYWTVLREDRLLIGGIVVVCVAIAAAVALLLPRTYTSNAVFYVAAQQTASSSTESYQGAQLSTERVKSYTELITGPRVAADASALLGGTPTADEIQNSISADAVAETVVLNVGVTRPTPEDAQLVGTAVTTAFTRLVNSIESTGQAVNRPVVSTELIYPPTMPIYPAGPGTTMLLAAGLLAGVVLGVGAALGRRALRRAVDSAEMLAEGLDTPLLAAVPALARRPERPALLGEPVAGRRGRAAAQARDRAAAVRRLRTAVVAGAGDRRCLVVTGVRSEQGTTTVAVDLAVALALAGESVVLVDADLQRPAVATALRLPEEPGLADALRAKGSSGGVVGVQRFPAGSFDVLTAGSAVERPGEVWGSPAGAAVLTALRSTYSWVLLDAEPLSGSPAALDLARLADGVVVVARRGSARPEDLDAAAAGLRTVDATAIGAVFTFAVDVPEAPVETRKALPAGRKRSAAEPARPVTPPAAPASPAAPEPVAASAPVATAPVASEPEAAKPEAAKPVAASAPVATEPVAAAPVAAEPVASEPVAAEPATAKRATPIEDQPTSSVAPAEPEPAAAEPELAPVVGNAELAAPEPAAPLARTAEPGEVTGRIPARGPAQPVVPAARTGSEPVPAVAPPSAPAAAEPASSEPTAPAVGNGSAPRRRGHRRVTSSWSEPTVAPEPAAEDVESRSNGHAGPRSNGSVPGANGTGTNGSASNGTGTNGHGPHARRRRRAVRPTPTSS; encoded by the coding sequence GTGAACGTGCGCGAGTACTGGACCGTGCTGCGTGAGGACCGCCTGCTGATCGGCGGCATCGTCGTCGTCTGCGTGGCGATCGCCGCCGCCGTGGCACTGCTGCTGCCGCGCACCTACACCTCGAACGCCGTGTTCTACGTGGCCGCGCAGCAGACCGCGTCGAGCTCGACCGAGTCCTACCAGGGCGCGCAGCTCTCCACCGAGCGCGTGAAGTCCTACACCGAGCTGATCACCGGCCCCCGCGTGGCGGCCGACGCCTCGGCGCTGCTCGGGGGCACCCCGACCGCGGACGAGATCCAGAACTCGATCAGCGCGGACGCGGTGGCCGAGACCGTGGTGCTCAACGTCGGCGTCACCCGGCCGACCCCGGAGGACGCCCAGCTCGTGGGCACCGCCGTGACCACGGCGTTCACCCGCCTCGTGAACAGCATCGAGTCCACCGGGCAGGCCGTGAACCGGCCCGTCGTGTCGACCGAGCTGATCTACCCGCCGACCATGCCGATCTACCCCGCCGGCCCCGGCACGACGATGCTGCTCGCCGCCGGCCTGCTCGCGGGCGTGGTCCTCGGGGTCGGGGCGGCGCTCGGACGCCGCGCCCTGCGCCGCGCGGTGGACTCCGCGGAGATGCTCGCCGAGGGGCTCGACACCCCGCTGCTGGCCGCGGTGCCCGCGCTCGCCCGTCGTCCGGAACGTCCCGCCCTCCTGGGCGAGCCGGTCGCCGGCCGCCGCGGTCGCGCCGCCGCGCAGGCCCGCGACCGGGCCGCCGCCGTGCGTCGCCTGCGCACCGCCGTGGTGGCGGGCGCGGGCGACCGGCGGTGTCTGGTGGTCACGGGCGTCCGGTCCGAGCAGGGCACGACCACGGTCGCGGTCGACCTCGCCGTCGCGCTCGCCCTCGCCGGCGAGTCGGTCGTCCTGGTGGACGCCGACCTGCAGCGCCCCGCGGTGGCCACCGCGCTGCGCCTGCCGGAGGAGCCCGGTCTCGCCGACGCGCTGCGCGCGAAGGGGTCCTCGGGCGGCGTCGTCGGGGTGCAGCGGTTCCCCGCCGGCTCGTTCGACGTGCTCACCGCCGGCTCCGCCGTGGAGCGGCCGGGCGAGGTGTGGGGGTCGCCCGCCGGTGCCGCGGTGCTCACCGCGCTGCGCTCGACCTACTCGTGGGTCCTGCTCGACGCCGAGCCGCTGAGCGGGAGCCCCGCCGCGCTGGACCTGGCGCGGCTGGCCGACGGCGTGGTCGTGGTCGCCCGTCGCGGCTCCGCCCGCCCGGAGGACCTCGACGCCGCGGCCGCCGGGCTGCGCACCGTCGACGCCACGGCGATCGGTGCCGTGTTCACCTTCGCCGTGGACGTCCCGGAGGCCCCGGTCGAGACCCGCAAGGCCCTCCCGGCCGGTCGGAAGCGGTCCGCGGCCGAGCCGGCCCGACCGGTGACCCCGCCCGCGGCCCCGGCGTCCCCGGCCGCGCCCGAGCCGGTCGCTGCGTCCGCCCCGGTCGCCACCGCCCCGGTCGCCTCCGAGCCCGAGGCCGCCAAGCCCGAGGCCGCCAAGCCCGTCGCTGCGTCCGCCCCCGTCGCCACTGAGCCGGTCGCCGCCGCCCCGGTCGCCGCCGAGCCGGTCGCCTCCGAGCCGGTCGCTGCCGAGCCCGCCACCGCGAAGCGCGCCACCCCGATCGAGGACCAGCCCACCTCGTCCGTCGCGCCGGCAGAGCCCGAGCCGGCTGCCGCCGAGCCCGAGCTCGCACCCGTCGTCGGGAACGCTGAGCTCGCCGCGCCCGAGCCCGCAGCCCCGCTGGCCCGGACCGCGGAGCCGGGCGAGGTCACCGGACGCATCCCGGCGCGCGGTCCCGCGCAGCCCGTGGTGCCGGCCGCCCGCACCGGGTCCGAGCCGGTCCCGGCCGTGGCTCCCCCGTCGGCCCCTGCCGCCGCGGAGCCCGCGAGCTCCGAGCCGACCGCACCCGCCGTCGGGAACGGATCCGCGCCCCGGCGACGGGGACACCGGCGGGTGACGTCCTCGTGGTCGGAGCCGACGGTCGCCCCGGAGCCCGCTGCGGAGGACGTCGAGTCGCGGTCCAACGGCCATGCGGGCCCGCGGTCCAACGGCTCGGTCCCCGGCGCGAACGGCACCGGGACCAACGGCAGCGCCTCGAACGGCACCGGGACCAACGGTCACGGCCCGCACGCCCGGCGGCGTCGTCGTGCGGTGCGACCGACCCCGACGTCGTCCTGA
- a CDS encoding sugar transferase, whose amino-acid sequence MLVLPLDAVLTAAPMLWSPHFWKAFAALSVITVALVCGGGRYRARLHLSVLDELPGLLGRLLVAIALVAAVFAVRHDNVGVTEFVLASLASVGLVVAGRALSTAVVLTARRRRIVAHRTVLIGGGALSGDVATLLDRYSRYGLTVAGYVDTVPGPASASVPWLGTLDDLDRLVDDLRADVLLVGDGAFDEMELLDRVRTPATRGCDLLVVPRLHAFATATGAGDHIGSLPVMRIRTPALDGPARALKRAVDVVASSLALLLLSPVLLACALAVRLEGGPGILFRQVRVGRDGRRFECLKFRSMRPATSAEGDTRWSIAHDDRVGPVGRVLRATSLDELPQLVNILRGEMTIVGPRPERPHFVEQFSAEHPRYGHRHRVPAGLTGLAQVSGLRGDTPISDRARFDNYYIENWSLWLDVKVLLRTVSEVLFAKGR is encoded by the coding sequence ATGCTCGTCCTCCCCCTCGACGCCGTCCTGACCGCCGCCCCGATGCTCTGGAGCCCCCACTTCTGGAAGGCGTTCGCCGCCCTCTCGGTGATCACGGTCGCCCTCGTCTGCGGCGGGGGCCGCTACCGGGCCCGGCTGCACCTCTCGGTGCTCGACGAGCTCCCCGGCCTCCTCGGCCGCCTGCTGGTCGCCATCGCGCTCGTGGCCGCCGTGTTCGCGGTGCGTCACGACAACGTGGGCGTCACCGAGTTCGTCCTCGCCTCCCTCGCGTCCGTCGGGCTCGTCGTCGCCGGACGGGCGCTGTCCACGGCCGTCGTGCTCACCGCGCGCCGGCGCCGGATCGTCGCCCACCGCACCGTGCTGATCGGCGGCGGGGCGCTGAGCGGCGACGTCGCCACCCTCCTCGACCGCTACTCCCGCTACGGGCTCACCGTCGCCGGCTACGTCGACACCGTGCCGGGCCCGGCGTCGGCCTCCGTGCCCTGGCTGGGCACCCTCGACGACCTGGACCGCCTCGTCGACGACCTCCGGGCCGACGTGCTGCTGGTCGGCGACGGCGCCTTCGACGAGATGGAGCTGCTCGACCGCGTGCGCACCCCCGCCACGCGCGGCTGCGACCTGCTCGTCGTGCCCCGCCTGCACGCGTTCGCCACCGCCACCGGGGCCGGTGACCACATCGGGTCGCTTCCGGTCATGCGGATCCGCACCCCCGCGCTCGACGGGCCCGCGCGGGCGCTCAAGCGCGCGGTCGACGTGGTGGCCTCGTCGCTGGCGCTGCTGCTGCTGTCCCCCGTGCTCCTGGCCTGCGCGCTCGCCGTCCGCCTCGAGGGCGGCCCGGGCATCCTGTTCCGTCAGGTCCGCGTCGGCCGTGACGGGCGGCGCTTCGAGTGCCTGAAGTTCCGTTCGATGCGTCCGGCCACCAGCGCCGAGGGCGACACCCGCTGGTCGATCGCCCACGACGACCGCGTCGGCCCGGTCGGTCGCGTGCTCCGGGCGACGTCGCTCGACGAGCTGCCCCAGCTGGTCAACATCCTGCGCGGCGAGATGACGATCGTCGGGCCGCGCCCCGAGCGTCCGCACTTCGTGGAGCAGTTCTCCGCCGAGCACCCGCGCTACGGTCACCGGCACCGCGTGCCCGCGGGACTCACGGGGCTCGCGCAGGTCTCCGGCCTGCGCGGCGACACCCCGATCTCCGACCGGGCGCGCTTCGACAACTACTACATCGAGAACTGGTCACTGTGGCTCGACGTGAAGGTGCTGCTCCGCACCGTCTCCGAGGTGCTCTTCGCCAAGGGGCGGTGA
- a CDS encoding glycosyltransferase has protein sequence MADTVGHDDGDTGMKIAWLTDAQAPYREPLFCELAARCDFRVHFLFAEEPERHFRFRPHPGYRSGVLPAVPIPLPRPVARRLDSYQAALRPGVTRRVLDAAEVVVIPTWAQVASAWTMLRAHRRGVPYVIFSESTLDSRQFDRGPVAWLRRRLFTRAGAVVVPGPSARDAALHTGVARDRIVESVNSIDLEAFGTRPRELRAAAGEGRGPGAAHHRFAVIGQLIPRKNVHTLLDAFARLDGTPTLDVAGDGVDRDALEEQARALGVADRVRFLGFLEESGVVEVLARAQTLVLPSTEEVYGFTALEAQVAGLQVVVSARAGIAENLADVDGAWVVEPDVGGVLGGLEAARRAWTGWTDEVPADAASPKRSADDVLAAAARALR, from the coding sequence GTGGCGGACACCGTAGGTCACGACGACGGGGACACGGGCATGAAGATCGCGTGGCTCACGGACGCCCAGGCGCCGTACCGCGAACCCCTGTTCTGCGAGCTCGCCGCCCGGTGTGACTTCCGGGTGCACTTCCTGTTCGCCGAGGAGCCCGAGCGGCACTTCCGCTTCCGACCGCACCCCGGGTACCGGTCGGGGGTGCTCCCCGCGGTGCCGATCCCGCTGCCGCGCCCCGTGGCCCGCCGTCTGGACTCCTACCAGGCGGCGCTGCGGCCCGGGGTGACCCGACGGGTGCTCGACGCGGCCGAGGTCGTCGTGATCCCGACCTGGGCGCAGGTGGCGAGCGCCTGGACGATGCTGCGGGCCCACCGCCGCGGGGTGCCGTACGTGATCTTCTCGGAGTCGACGCTGGACTCCCGGCAGTTCGACCGCGGTCCGGTCGCGTGGCTGCGCCGCCGGCTGTTCACCCGGGCCGGCGCGGTGGTGGTCCCCGGGCCGTCCGCCCGCGACGCCGCCCTGCACACGGGCGTGGCCCGCGACCGCATCGTCGAGTCGGTCAACTCGATCGACCTGGAGGCCTTCGGCACCCGGCCGCGCGAGCTGCGCGCCGCCGCGGGGGAGGGGCGCGGCCCGGGCGCGGCCCACCACCGGTTCGCGGTGATCGGCCAGCTCATCCCGCGCAAGAACGTGCACACGCTGCTCGACGCCTTCGCGCGCCTCGACGGCACGCCGACCCTCGACGTCGCCGGGGACGGGGTCGACCGGGACGCCCTGGAGGAGCAGGCCCGCGCCCTCGGGGTGGCCGACCGGGTGCGCTTCCTGGGGTTCCTCGAGGAGTCCGGCGTCGTGGAGGTGCTCGCCCGCGCGCAGACCCTGGTGCTGCCCTCGACCGAGGAGGTCTACGGGTTCACCGCCCTGGAGGCGCAGGTCGCGGGCCTGCAGGTGGTCGTGTCGGCGCGGGCCGGGATCGCGGAGAACCTCGCCGACGTCGACGGCGCCTGGGTGGTGGAGCCCGACGTCGGGGGAGTGCTCGGCGGGCTCGAGGCGGCGCGCCGGGCCTGGACCGGCTGGACCGACGAGGTCCCCGCGGACGCCGCGTCGCCCAAGCGCAGCGCCGACGACGTGCTCGCCGCCGCGGCTCGCGCCCTGCGCTGA
- the gmd gene encoding GDP-mannose 4,6-dehydratase, producing MKRALITGITGQDGSYLTELLLSKGYEVHGIIRRSSTFNTGRIEHLYQDPHDPDQRLVLHYGDLTDSSRLVTLIEKVRPDEIYHLAAQSHVRVSFDEPEYTGNTTGVGTTRLLEAIRMVGIDTRYYQASSSEMFGATPPPQSEETPFYPRSPYGAAKVYGYWMARNYREAHGMFAVNGILFNHESPRRGETFVTRKIARAAARIAQGKEQFVYLGNLDAVRDWGYAPEYVEGMWRMLQAEQGDDYVLATGTATTVREWVQYCFGAVNLDWESHVRFDETYLRPTEVDALIGDASKAEKLLGWKAQTMPDQLARIMVEAEMKDLDAAR from the coding sequence ATGAAGCGGGCGCTGATCACCGGTATCACCGGCCAGGACGGGTCGTACCTGACCGAGTTGCTGCTCTCGAAGGGCTACGAGGTGCACGGGATCATCCGTCGTTCCTCGACGTTCAACACGGGTCGGATCGAGCACCTCTACCAGGACCCGCACGACCCGGACCAGCGGCTGGTGTTGCATTACGGGGATCTGACCGACTCGAGCCGTCTGGTGACGTTGATCGAGAAGGTCCGGCCGGACGAGATCTATCACCTGGCGGCGCAGTCGCACGTGCGGGTGTCGTTCGACGAGCCGGAGTACACGGGGAACACGACCGGGGTCGGGACGACGCGGTTGCTCGAGGCGATCCGGATGGTGGGGATCGACACCCGCTACTACCAGGCGTCGAGCTCGGAGATGTTCGGGGCGACGCCGCCGCCGCAGTCGGAGGAGACGCCGTTCTATCCGCGCTCCCCGTACGGGGCGGCGAAGGTCTACGGGTACTGGATGGCGCGGAACTACCGTGAGGCGCACGGGATGTTCGCGGTGAACGGGATCCTGTTCAACCACGAGTCCCCGCGGCGCGGGGAGACGTTCGTGACCCGCAAGATCGCCCGGGCGGCAGCCAGGATCGCGCAGGGCAAGGAGCAGTTCGTCTACCTGGGCAACCTGGATGCGGTCCGGGACTGGGGCTATGCCCCGGAGTACGTGGAGGGCATGTGGCGGATGCTGCAGGCCGAGCAGGGTGACGACTACGTGCTGGCGACCGGGACCGCGACCACGGTCCGGGAGTGGGTGCAGTACTGCTTCGGGGCGGTGAACCTGGACTGGGAGTCCCATGTCCGGTTCGACGAGACCTACCTGCGCCCGACCGAGGTCGACGCGCTGATCGGTGATGCCTCGAAGGCGGAGAAGTTGCTGGGCTGGAAGGCGCAGACCATGCCCGACCAGCTCGCCCGCATCATGGTCGAGGCCGAGATGAAGGATCTCGACGCCGCCCGATGA